From one Spirochaetota bacterium genomic stretch:
- a CDS encoding DnaJ domain-containing protein, with protein MDIAFKDYYKILDIPCTADSTTIKTAFRKKAKETHPDSTKENNYAQFVLIREAYDILTNPSQRAHYDTVWKKYHAKTSPEIASIFEDFGPPDDRYVQEWEYFVLHPDDYLSRFESTIALIKATFKSIVISLCIPLLVMAGILITVTIALLILFVFSIAIASYSSLVAGIIITALMIKRLIEIIAVLFAQYVKKGAAWMNAQLKGIPMKVGKMVFYGTFTAAFLLLLGYAIAVIASIKMFTSYSYSKIIVLSIGIIAVVVVSLSVYFMFSVFVMALSQYPKIRYTKVKAKKENLLESKLLLH; from the coding sequence ATGGATATAGCATTTAAAGACTACTACAAAATATTAGATATTCCCTGTACAGCTGATAGTACTACTATCAAAACAGCGTTCAGAAAAAAAGCCAAGGAAACCCATCCCGACAGCACAAAAGAAAACAATTATGCACAGTTTGTACTTATTCGTGAGGCATACGACATTTTAACAAACCCCTCTCAGCGTGCGCACTATGATACAGTATGGAAGAAATATCATGCAAAAACTTCTCCAGAAATAGCATCAATATTTGAGGATTTTGGGCCTCCCGATGACAGGTATGTACAGGAATGGGAATATTTTGTGCTCCATCCTGATGATTACTTAAGCCGTTTTGAAAGCACTATTGCCTTAATAAAAGCAACGTTCAAGTCGATTGTTATAAGTTTATGCATTCCTCTTCTTGTTATGGCAGGGATTCTTATAACAGTTACTATCGCCCTGCTTATACTTTTTGTTTTTTCAATTGCAATAGCTTCATACTCCTCACTTGTCGCAGGTATAATTATTACAGCATTGATGATAAAACGACTGATTGAAATTATTGCCGTGCTTTTTGCTCAATACGTTAAAAAAGGTGCAGCGTGGATGAACGCACAGCTAAAGGGTATACCTATGAAAGTTGGGAAAATGGTATTCTATGGAACTTTCACTGCTGCATTTTTGCTTTTATTAGGATATGCAATTGCGGTTATTGCTTCAATTAAGATGTTCACATCCTATTCTTATTCAAAGATAATTGTCCTTAGTATTGGGATAATTGCTGTTGTTGTTGTTTCTCTTTCAGTGTATTTTATGTTTTCTGTTTTTGTAATGGCTCTTTCTCAGTATCCAAAAATTCGATATACAAAGGTAAAGGCAAAAAAAGAAAATCTTCTGGAATCTAAGCTCCTGCTTCATTAA
- a CDS encoding STAS domain-containing protein produces MNCKIIELPGIKTEDVNYNRIVLLIQLADVADMDKNNDLFMLLSCLITGGLKKIIFDMAEVEFIDSYGMGTLIDITKMIRKHKDGDAVLINVPERIQLIFKPIQLQKFMKIFTTLDEALHYFRYV; encoded by the coding sequence ATGAATTGTAAAATCATTGAATTACCCGGCATCAAAACAGAAGATGTCAATTATAACAGGATTGTGTTACTAATACAACTTGCTGATGTTGCAGACATGGATAAAAATAATGATTTATTCATGCTATTGTCATGTTTAATTACTGGTGGTTTGAAAAAAATCATTTTTGATATGGCCGAAGTTGAATTTATTGATAGTTACGGTATGGGAACTTTAATTGACATAACCAAGATGATTCGTAAACATAAGGACGGCGATGCTGTACTCATCAACGTTCCAGAAAGAATACAACTTATATTTAAGCCAATTCAGCTTCAGAAGTTTATGAAGATTTTTACAACATTAGACGAGGCATTACATTATTTTCGATACGTATAA
- the aat gene encoding leucyl/phenylalanyl-tRNA--protein transferase, giving the protein MLYYLDKDVIWFPPVHEAIEDGLLAFGGDLTPEWLLEAYSKGIFPWFNSDTSEILWWSPDPRFILFPDELKIPRSLKQVMKKKIFTVSMDKAFQTVIAECAKPRKNDSGTWITPRMKKSYTMLHTLGYAHSVEVWKGAELVGGLYGVSLGKAFFGESMFTKIDNASKIALLTLVAVVRRLGFTFIDCQVYTDNLKRFGARFIAREDFINLLNASLVHQTRKGSWDTMIQDGYDYLQCLNEAGA; this is encoded by the coding sequence ATGTTGTATTATCTGGATAAGGATGTTATCTGGTTCCCGCCCGTACATGAAGCTATAGAGGATGGACTGCTTGCCTTTGGTGGTGATTTAACACCAGAGTGGCTGCTTGAAGCGTATTCAAAAGGCATATTCCCATGGTTTAACAGCGATACGTCTGAGATACTCTGGTGGAGCCCCGATCCACGCTTTATACTGTTCCCGGATGAATTAAAAATACCCCGTTCACTCAAACAGGTAATGAAAAAAAAGATTTTTACAGTGAGTATGGACAAAGCTTTTCAAACGGTGATAGCAGAATGTGCCAAACCACGTAAAAATGATTCTGGTACGTGGATAACACCACGTATGAAAAAATCATATACAATGCTACATACATTGGGATATGCACATTCAGTTGAAGTATGGAAGGGGGCGGAGCTTGTTGGTGGATTGTATGGGGTGTCACTGGGTAAAGCTTTCTTTGGTGAATCCATGTTTACAAAAATTGACAATGCTTCAAAGATAGCACTTCTGACACTGGTTGCAGTAGTTAGGCGATTAGGATTTACATTCATTGATTGTCAGGTATATACAGATAATCTGAAACGATTTGGTGCACGGTTTATTGCGCGCGAGGATTTTATAAACCTATTAAACGCTTCACTTGTCCACCAAACCCGCAAAGGTAGCTGGGATACGATGATACAGGATGGCTATGATTATCTCCAGTGTCTTAATGAAGCAGGAGCTTAG
- a CDS encoding STAS domain-containing protein translates to MSFEIEVLNLSFINKEKIDYETIVFYITYPEKIDIESSRQLWVFLNTLIHGGAKKIIVDLKKVTQIDSGGISTLISATKQIRKNNGDLVLAL, encoded by the coding sequence ATGAGTTTTGAAATAGAAGTGCTCAATCTATCATTTATTAACAAAGAAAAAATTGATTATGAAACAATTGTATTTTATATTACCTATCCTGAAAAAATAGATATTGAATCATCACGGCAGCTATGGGTATTTTTAAATACATTAATCCATGGTGGTGCAAAAAAAATAATTGTTGATTTAAAAAAGGTTACACAGATCGATAGCGGAGGAATAAGTACTCTTATTTCTGCAACAAAGCAGATCAGAAAAAACAATGGCGACCTGGTATTGGCTCTGTAA